The sequence below is a genomic window from Tubulanus polymorphus chromosome 1, tnTubPoly1.2, whole genome shotgun sequence.
ATGTTGTGAGGTATGAGTGAGTAAAACCCTAAAACTCTTTTTAATCAGTTTTCGATTGATTCGTTGATATCACTTTCAGTCAAACCGGAAAACGTCTGATGGCGAAATGTCGAATGTTGTTACAAGAAAACGATGAATTGGGGAAAGTAGTTTCATCGGGGAGAATCGCTAAATTAGAGGGTGACATCGCTTTAGAAAAAACTTTAGTTCaagaaatgaagaaaagtcaagcaggtaattaatttttcatacaattagtgagaatgattatctaattttcatttcagcttTCAATGATTTCTTGGGATAAATTGTCATGTAATTctttctttttatagaaatagTTGATTTCATGCAGGTATCAATTCCTCCTGCAATCACCTTAGTCAATCACCATTTAATGGATCCATAATCTGTCCATATCTGTCGGGTCACTAGGTAGAAAGACTACATTTTCTTGTTGTCAGGTTTTGTGGGAAACAGACAGCAGTTTGTCCGAGGGGCAGCTGCAATAGCTGTGACCTGGTTAAGGAGAGAGGGCTGATAGAGAGATGAGTTACAGATGTAAATGTtgacatattttattttctttcagaaATCGATGAATTCCTAGTAGAACTGGACGAGGATGTCGAAGGAATGCAGAGCACcatctatattttacaacaaCAATTAAAAGAAGCTcgagaagaaatcaataaacttcaaaaacaaaacgaGTTTCTTAATTcacagcagcaacaacaacagacTGGTTTACAGTGTGCGTCTGATGATTGTGAACCGGCGGCGGGCACTACGGGCGCGGCTACCATCGAGCCGACACGGACAGAAATAAAACACGAATTAATGGACGTCACAGACGATACCGCGATTACCACGGCAACGCGGCGCGAGAACGGGGGCTTCTGGGAACATACTGAATCACAGAACGGTAACAATGAGCAAATTAACGGGCAGATAATCCCTCACCTGCCGCAGACTGTTTCATCATCTAATAATTTAACTACTAGCATTACCACGACTTTGACTAAACAGCACCaccagctgcagcagcagcatcaggtGGTTAGTGATGTTGAATTAAACGATgtcacagcagcagcagcagcagctacaaCTATAACAGTAGCTGTAGCTGCTGATATTAGTTCACCTGAATCCCAACATTCTTACAGCTCACCGGTGAAGCCTATTCTTGTCGACGATTCAGACACTGATTATAGAACTACCGGTGATGACGATGTTCTTTTGAACGGTCTCGAGCAAACTCCATCTCCGATGGAGGAACAATCGTAAATACACGTCCGTCTGTATAGAGGGAGCCACCGTAACGAGTGAGCGCCCCCTTGTGTCTGTTCTCGAAAGCATTTTTAAGGTCAAACCGAGTTAACAGTATAAACATATTGAGTGCTATCGATTCCTACCAGAGTCGTTtagagttttagttttagtttttctCAACAGCAAAAGCAGGAATTGATAAATGGACATTTTGTGACACGTTTACATTTTGAGTAAGAGTTTAAACAAGAGTTTAAACAGCCTCTGATATAATCCAGGGTTTGTAGCGAGTCTAACCAATTCTGAAAAGTGcttatttttagactaatTTAGGCTGCAAATGTAGTTTTCTTAAATTTCATGGCTTAATcattgatttagaaaaatagtCTTTCTGGAAAGCTTAAGTACTCGGTCCGACTGCTGTAAACTTTGTTACGAAACACTGCAGCAAAATCCGTTATTTCTCATTTTACAATCGATGATTATTGAAAGTTTAAAAATTGAGAGGGAAAAacgtttgaaaaaagaaaagagaaaaatgtgttcaaatacaattttaacagtgtaaatagataaataataaatacctgataaatggaataaaaatacaacaattttCTGTGTCTTTTTTCTATTGTGcgtatttttgaattattgtagTTAGTTAAAAACTGGCTTTTTAAACGTTCGTTTTAGATTGAAACCGGTTTAGAATGAATCCTGTCCTCCTCGATGTAGAAATCCCCGCCTCGCGTACCATTCTCATACCTTTAAATTAAAACGATGTTTTCAGTTTATGCGTAGAATAtgtgtaatttatgaattgagTTTTTGAACTCAGAAagataataaacaaacaaacattccTGAATCGAACAAATTAAATCCCAAGtttatacagtagactctgagCAGTGAGACCCTGGGGTCGCTTGACATCAACTTGAATATGAGTTATGCAGCTATCGCGCCACagccctggggccagttacacagtcgttacttaagtccaaaagtggtctaaaatcttaagttgttcgattggctatagaactaagttggccTTAGACTAGgtttaagtctaagccatgactatgcaaccagccCTGGAACCTTCTCCCTTCCAGACGTTGAGCATTACTTGatgtttcattttcgattaacgTTGTCTAAATGAAAATGTctggtgaagttctgaacactaTTAGTGAATTTTGGATGATAATTGGTAAAGTGATGATGTATTGAAGGAATGCAGCCTGTTGGGTAGTGCAGGTTCCACTGATACGTGCATGACTGTAAGCTAAAGTGTTTTGACTGTTACTGAGTTTAGAGAGAAGGGTCTATTGTATGTAACTAGTGTAAGTGCCATGATGGTTACATTGTATGGATTAATATACTGTATGTTTGTTTATCCACTATTTAAACCAGTTGTAATCTTAAATGTGGTTTAATTGTTTGGCAGCAGAATTCAGCGatctatattttctatagtATTAGATATAACCTGTGCAGTCGTTGTATGTTttgttaaatttataagttttgCATCATCAACTATTGTAACTCTATAATAAGTCATTGTCAGTTCTCTGATGAAATATTGTGACCCCTCAGTTTTAGAGACAACCCTCGAACAAACCTACTCCTCAGTCGTCGTATTTTTTGTCAacctttctttttctttcgtAAAAAAGTTGAACTtgcaaaatcatttctagaaatCTTGTTTATTTA
It includes:
- the LOC141914951 gene encoding pre-mRNA-splicing regulator WTAP-like, giving the protein MATNNIIHPKRVLLTDEDLEQISKDELVARWKQQNDYIQLLESQKKPTIETGCVVESGSEEKRKQQIEASHRENILVMRLTTKEQEMQEYLNQIQELKQAQNSSTAQLRSMLLDPAVNIMYQKMRKELDETKQKLEQTQNEFSAWKFTPDSQTGKRLMAKCRMLLQENDELGKVVSSGRIAKLEGDIALEKTLVQEMKKSQAEIDEFLVELDEDVEGMQSTIYILQQQLKEAREEINKLQKQNEFLNSQQQQQQTGLQCASDDCEPAAGTTGAATIEPTRTEIKHELMDVTDDTAITTATRRENGGFWEHTESQNGNNEQINGQIIPHLPQTVSSSNNLTTSITTTLTKQHHQLQQQHQVVSDVELNDVTAAAAAATTITVAVAADISSPESQHSYSSPVKPILVDDSDTDYRTTGDDDVLLNGLEQTPSPMEEQS